From the Maioricimonas rarisocia genome, one window contains:
- a CDS encoding sigma-54-dependent transcriptional regulator yields MTNHGSLLVVDDDRHICEAMADYLRELGHRTETAMTCDDAINRIGEFNFEVVICDVNLPDRDGFQLLEWVVENKPQTSVILLTGYGTIESAVEAIRIGAFDYLTKPVIDDELNFAIQRALEQRKIVEENRQLKQQLNEKFGLSNIIGRDYRMTRMFDLIESVSDTRTTVLILGENGTGKTITARAIHQLSSRRDKPFIEVACGALPDTLLESELFGHVEGAFTGATHDKPGKFLQADGGTLFLDEIGTASPSLQVKLLRVLQDREFEAVGGSKTHRVDVRLVLATNENLEERVRDGSFRQDLFYRINVISITQPPLRERIGDIPLLIEHYLQDFNTQTGKHVRGFDERALQLLQRYHWPGNVRELVNVVERAVVLAKSDIVTVPDLPEALRRGVEETTTTNGRFSARNLKSALANPERKIILDALDANGWNRQQTARMLGINRTTLYKKMKKYDIAYETHAAQHGV; encoded by the coding sequence ATGACGAATCACGGTTCTCTCCTGGTGGTCGACGACGACCGGCACATCTGTGAGGCCATGGCCGACTACCTTCGCGAGTTGGGCCACCGCACGGAAACCGCCATGACGTGCGACGACGCGATCAACCGCATCGGCGAATTCAACTTCGAAGTCGTCATCTGCGACGTCAACCTGCCCGACCGTGACGGATTCCAGCTTCTCGAATGGGTCGTCGAGAACAAGCCGCAGACGTCGGTCATCCTGCTGACGGGCTACGGCACAATTGAAAGTGCCGTCGAGGCGATCCGCATCGGGGCCTTCGATTACCTCACCAAGCCGGTCATCGACGACGAACTCAACTTCGCCATTCAGCGGGCGCTCGAGCAGCGGAAGATCGTTGAAGAGAACCGTCAGCTCAAACAACAGCTCAACGAGAAGTTCGGCCTCTCGAACATCATCGGCCGCGACTACCGCATGACGCGGATGTTCGACCTGATCGAGAGCGTTTCCGACACGCGGACGACGGTGCTCATTCTCGGAGAGAACGGGACCGGCAAGACGATCACGGCCCGGGCGATCCACCAGCTCAGTTCACGGCGGGACAAGCCGTTCATCGAAGTTGCCTGCGGGGCTCTGCCCGACACGCTGCTCGAGAGCGAACTGTTCGGCCACGTCGAAGGGGCCTTTACTGGTGCCACGCACGACAAGCCGGGCAAGTTCCTGCAGGCGGATGGCGGCACACTGTTTCTCGATGAAATCGGGACTGCGTCACCGAGTCTGCAGGTCAAACTGCTCCGTGTCCTCCAGGACCGCGAGTTCGAGGCCGTGGGCGGTTCGAAAACGCATCGCGTTGACGTCCGGCTGGTGCTCGCGACCAACGAGAACCTCGAGGAACGCGTCCGGGACGGTTCCTTCCGGCAGGATCTCTTCTACCGCATCAACGTCATCTCGATTACGCAGCCGCCGCTCCGCGAACGTATCGGCGACATTCCGCTGCTGATCGAACACTACCTGCAGGACTTCAATACCCAGACCGGCAAGCACGTCCGCGGATTCGATGAGCGGGCGCTGCAACTGCTGCAGCGGTACCATTGGCCAGGCAATGTTCGTGAACTGGTCAACGTTGTCGAACGGGCGGTCGTGCTGGCCAAGTCCGATATCGTGACAGTCCCCGATCTGCCGGAAGCGCTCCGCCGCGGTGTCGAGGAAACCACGACGACCAACGGACGCTTCTCTGCCCGCAATCTGAAGTCGGCTCTGGCCAATCCGGAGCGGAAGATCATCCTCGACGCACTCGATGCCAACGGCTGGAACCGTCAGCAGACCGCGCGGATGCTCGGCATTAACCGGACGACGCTCTACAAGAAGATGAAGAAGTACGACATTGCGTACGAAACGCACGCTGCACAGCATGGCGTCTGA
- a CDS encoding ABC transporter substrate-binding protein, which yields MRIVTVTGLLTAVIALLLVGCGTGNEPAGPSADAEGNAPIKVRLALNWYPEAEHGGYYAALVNGYYADEGLDVEIIPGGPNSPVIQRVARGDVEFGIENADRVLVGRAQGADIVTVMAPIQTNPQCLMVHAESGIESFEELKDLTLMMSSGAPWAIYLQKQLPLEGCEIVPNPGSVAQFLANKETAQQGYVFSEPYVVREKGGEARPLMIADLGYNPYTSVLIVSSKQIEQNAEVVQKMVRASVRGWKAYLESPEETNRYIHEQNPEMSVDILAFGADQVRPLCITAEVPLDRLGTMTADRWQTMADQLIEVDAIEAGQVTPSEAFTLEFLDPVAEPSTGEASTGTDP from the coding sequence ATGCGGATTGTGACTGTCACAGGACTGCTGACCGCAGTGATCGCACTGCTGCTCGTCGGCTGCGGAACCGGCAACGAGCCCGCCGGTCCATCGGCCGATGCCGAAGGGAACGCCCCGATCAAGGTCCGGCTGGCACTCAACTGGTATCCGGAAGCCGAACATGGCGGATACTACGCCGCTCTGGTGAACGGCTACTACGCCGACGAAGGCCTCGACGTCGAGATCATACCCGGGGGACCGAATTCACCCGTCATTCAGCGCGTTGCCCGCGGCGACGTGGAATTCGGAATCGAGAACGCCGACCGCGTGCTCGTCGGGCGGGCTCAAGGAGCTGACATCGTCACGGTGATGGCACCGATCCAGACGAACCCGCAGTGCCTGATGGTGCATGCTGAATCGGGCATCGAATCGTTCGAGGAACTGAAAGACCTGACGCTGATGATGAGCAGCGGCGCTCCATGGGCGATCTACCTGCAGAAGCAGTTGCCGCTCGAAGGATGCGAGATCGTTCCCAACCCCGGCAGCGTCGCACAGTTTCTGGCGAACAAGGAGACCGCACAACAGGGATACGTCTTCAGCGAGCCGTACGTCGTCCGGGAGAAGGGGGGCGAGGCCCGTCCGCTGATGATCGCCGACCTGGGCTACAACCCTTATACGAGCGTGCTGATCGTCTCCAGCAAGCAGATCGAGCAGAATGCTGAAGTCGTTCAGAAGATGGTTCGGGCAAGCGTCCGCGGCTGGAAGGCGTACCTCGAGTCGCCCGAAGAGACCAACCGCTACATCCACGAGCAGAATCCCGAGATGTCGGTCGACATTCTGGCATTCGGGGCCGACCAGGTCCGTCCGCTCTGCATCACCGCAGAGGTGCCGCTCGATCGGCTCGGCACGATGACCGCCGACCGCTGGCAGACGATGGCGGATCAGCTCATCGAGGTGGACGCAATCGAGGCCGGTCAGGTCACGCCGTCCGAGGCGTTCACGCTCGAGTTTCTCGATCCGGTTGCGGAGCCGTCGACCGGGGAGGCCTCGACCGGAACTGATCCGTAG
- a CDS encoding ABC transporter permease, which yields MRHPLRGLLSVLMPPLLLLLLVLAVWHTLTVALEIESFLLPAPLDVVRAGWGDAALFLKAGFRTGAAAVGGFLASLIVGCVAACLFAQSVWIRRSCYPYAIFLQTVPIVAIAPLIVVWCGYGMQSVILVSFIVSLFPIITSATTGLLSVDPDLLDLFRLYDARRLTVLWKLRLPSAVPYIVSGARTSSGLAVIGAIVGEFFTGYGSSSYGLGYLIMQSSTLLKTDRLFAAVFVSTLLGLAVFGAVSSIGTAILRHWYGTE from the coding sequence ATGAGACATCCGTTGCGCGGTCTGCTCAGCGTCCTGATGCCGCCTCTCCTGCTGCTCCTCCTCGTCCTTGCCGTCTGGCACACGCTGACCGTCGCCCTCGAGATTGAATCGTTTCTGCTGCCCGCTCCACTGGATGTCGTGCGGGCCGGCTGGGGTGACGCAGCACTGTTTCTGAAGGCCGGGTTTCGAACCGGTGCGGCCGCTGTCGGCGGGTTTCTGGCAAGCCTGATCGTCGGGTGCGTCGCGGCCTGCCTGTTCGCTCAGTCCGTCTGGATCCGACGAAGCTGCTATCCGTACGCCATCTTTCTGCAGACCGTTCCCATCGTCGCCATCGCGCCGCTTATCGTCGTGTGGTGCGGCTACGGCATGCAGAGCGTGATCCTTGTTTCCTTCATCGTCAGCCTGTTTCCGATCATCACCAGCGCCACGACCGGCCTGCTCTCGGTTGATCCGGACCTGCTCGATCTGTTCCGCCTGTACGACGCGAGAAGACTGACCGTGCTCTGGAAGCTGCGACTTCCGTCGGCGGTCCCGTACATCGTCAGCGGTGCCCGGACCTCCAGCGGACTGGCGGTGATCGGTGCGATCGTCGGCGAGTTCTTCACCGGCTACGGCAGCAGCAGTTACGGCCTCGGCTACCTGATCATGCAGTCGAGCACGCTGCTGAAGACCGACCGGTTGTTCGCGGCGGTGTTTGTCTCTACGCTCCTCGGACTGGCAGTCTTTGGAGCCGTCAGCAGTATCGGGACAGCCATTCTCCGGCACTGGTACGGGACCGAATAA
- a CDS encoding ABC transporter ATP-binding protein yields MSPTSEPTADEPQHRSPDVDHTNLTSAPELTAADLGLTFEGGHRAIEEVGFRIAPGEFVSIVGPSGCGKSTLLRLVAGLLTPTAGTLDVGATSRDEHRPAFVFQDPRLLPWRSVTGNVRLPLELLGQTSAETAATIASALELVGLTGEDATKSPRMLSGGMRMRVSLARALVTEPTLFLLDEPFGALDDIIRQRLNEDLVAIWQQRRPTTLFVTHNVSEAVFLSQRVLVMTPGPGRIAAEFAVPFEFPRRPGLRAETRFAELTGEVSATLREVSA; encoded by the coding sequence GTGTCGCCGACGTCCGAGCCGACTGCAGATGAGCCACAGCACCGGAGTCCAGATGTCGACCACACCAATCTCACCTCCGCTCCCGAACTGACGGCAGCAGATCTGGGACTGACATTCGAAGGGGGGCACCGGGCAATCGAAGAGGTTGGTTTCCGAATTGCTCCGGGAGAGTTCGTCAGCATTGTCGGGCCGTCCGGCTGCGGCAAGTCGACGCTGTTGCGACTTGTGGCCGGGCTTCTCACGCCGACCGCAGGCACGCTCGACGTCGGTGCAACGTCGCGGGACGAGCACCGCCCGGCGTTCGTCTTCCAGGATCCGCGACTGCTTCCCTGGCGGAGCGTGACCGGCAACGTGCGGCTGCCGCTCGAGCTGCTCGGTCAAACCAGCGCGGAGACAGCAGCAACGATTGCCTCGGCGCTCGAACTGGTCGGGCTGACCGGCGAGGATGCCACGAAGTCACCGCGGATGCTTTCCGGCGGCATGCGGATGCGGGTCTCGCTGGCCCGCGCGCTGGTCACCGAGCCGACGCTGTTTCTGCTGGATGAACCGTTCGGCGCATTGGACGACATCATCCGCCAGCGGCTCAATGAGGACCTGGTGGCCATCTGGCAGCAGCGACGTCCGACCACCCTGTTCGTGACGCACAACGTTTCGGAAGCAGTATTCCTGAGCCAGCGGGTGCTGGTGATGACGCCCGGTCCGGGCCGCATCGCCGCCGAGTTCGCCGTGCCGTTCGAGTTCCCACGGCGTCCCGGCTTGCGTGCCGAGACCCGATTCGCCGAGCTGACCGGCGAAGTGTCTGCGACACTGCGGGAGGTGTCGGCATGA
- a CDS encoding GTPase: protein MNAASGLNRQSLRAAVMTPSGRGAVATILVEGDPSPLDGVSPPVFLAANGKPINSQPIGRICYGQWGVEPGESVVVCRKAPDQLEVHCHGGRAAIDRILTDLAALGWQTHTGHAPSTLSTLDRECAEALMRATTRRTAAVLLEQQSGLLRSTVEELLQHSGDEATLQLEELLRWGRFGLHLTQPWRVALIGRPNVGKSSLINALLGYTRSIVYDQPGTTRDIVTGETAFDGWPVELCDTAGLRAAEESLEAQGISKAREILETADLRLILLDRSEPIPPEDVELIATWPESLVVINKVDLPPAWTELEHPSVTVSATTGEGIDDLARQMMQRLIPEVPSEGTAIPVAARQISRLQEAARAFSENDREAFEVAILRCLEEPQAD from the coding sequence ATGAATGCTGCGTCCGGACTGAACCGTCAGTCACTGCGGGCAGCGGTCATGACCCCGTCCGGACGCGGTGCGGTGGCGACCATTCTCGTTGAGGGAGATCCGTCACCGCTTGACGGAGTCTCTCCGCCGGTCTTCCTTGCCGCCAACGGCAAGCCGATCAATTCGCAGCCCATCGGCCGAATCTGCTACGGCCAGTGGGGAGTGGAGCCCGGCGAAAGCGTGGTCGTCTGCAGGAAGGCTCCCGATCAGCTCGAAGTCCACTGTCATGGCGGTCGCGCCGCGATCGACCGCATTCTGACAGACCTGGCCGCGCTCGGCTGGCAGACGCACACCGGGCACGCACCATCAACGTTGTCCACACTGGATCGGGAATGCGCAGAAGCCCTGATGCGGGCCACCACCCGCCGCACGGCTGCGGTCCTGCTCGAGCAGCAGTCCGGCCTGCTGCGTTCGACGGTCGAGGAACTCCTGCAGCATTCCGGAGACGAGGCGACCCTTCAGCTTGAAGAGTTGCTTCGCTGGGGCCGTTTCGGGCTGCATCTCACACAGCCGTGGCGCGTCGCGCTGATCGGGCGTCCCAACGTCGGCAAGTCGAGCCTGATCAACGCGCTGCTCGGGTACACGCGGTCGATCGTCTATGACCAGCCGGGGACCACGCGCGACATCGTCACGGGCGAGACCGCATTTGACGGCTGGCCTGTCGAACTGTGCGACACCGCCGGACTGCGTGCCGCGGAAGAATCGCTCGAAGCCCAGGGGATCTCCAAAGCGCGGGAGATACTCGAGACGGCCGACCTGCGGTTGATTCTACTGGATCGCAGTGAGCCGATCCCGCCCGAGGACGTTGAGCTGATCGCCACCTGGCCGGAGTCCCTCGTCGTCATCAACAAGGTCGACCTCCCTCCTGCCTGGACGGAATTGGAACATCCGTCAGTGACGGTCAGCGCGACCACCGGAGAAGGCATCGACGACCTGGCCCGCCAGATGATGCAACGGCTGATCCCGGAGGTGCCCTCAGAAGGAACTGCGATTCCTGTGGCGGCTCGACAAATCTCGCGGCTGCAGGAAGCGGCCCGCGCGTTCTCCGAGAACGATCGTGAAGCCTTCGAGGTCGCGATCCTGCGGTGTCTCGAAGAGCCACAAGCTGACTGA
- the aspS gene encoding aspartate--tRNA ligase, with amino-acid sequence MLRNRTCGELRKSHVGEAATICGWVDKYRDHAGIVFIDLRDRYGRTQVKFNLADGSDVQQLARSLRYEDVIQVTGEIVGRPDDMVNPKMDTGEIEVHAKTLTVLNKSKTPPFEPNGDNLPNEELRLKYRFIDLRRNELQQAMAMRHRISQAVRTYFDENGFLDIETPILGRSTPEGARDYLVPSRVHEGNFYALPQSPQLFKQILMVSGFDRYYQIARCFRDEDLRADRQPEFTQVDVEMSFVDQDDMLEMIDGLVAAMVGSVREETVSLPLPRYTHAEVMEKYGTDKPDLRFEMPIHEVTDLVAECEFGVFQNTVANGGRVRGLCVKGAADTYSRRILDNDLKGIVAEYGAKGLAYFKAAGGKLESSIAKFFSESQQQAIIERMHAEDGDLLLFVADTWKVSCAALAALRNHLGRDLKLYDPREINCLWVVDFPLVTWNEDEQRWDAEHHPFCSINPEDVEYLESDPSRVRAQSYDLVCNGYEAASGSIRIHDPAVQQQIFDLLKITPEEAERRFGFLLEALRYGAPPHGGIALGLDRWVMLLAGYDNIRDVIAFPKTQRASDLLTGAPSPVDERQLRELHVKVDIPE; translated from the coding sequence GTGTTACGGAATCGAACCTGCGGCGAACTGCGCAAGAGCCACGTCGGTGAAGCTGCGACGATCTGCGGATGGGTCGACAAATACCGCGATCACGCAGGCATCGTCTTCATCGATCTTCGGGACCGTTACGGTCGCACGCAGGTGAAGTTCAATCTCGCCGACGGAAGTGACGTGCAGCAGCTCGCACGCTCGCTGCGGTACGAAGACGTCATCCAGGTGACGGGTGAAATCGTCGGCCGCCCCGACGATATGGTCAACCCGAAGATGGACACCGGGGAGATCGAGGTCCACGCGAAGACGCTGACCGTCCTCAACAAGAGCAAGACACCACCGTTCGAACCGAATGGCGACAATCTGCCGAACGAAGAACTCCGCCTGAAATACCGCTTTATCGACCTGCGACGCAATGAGCTGCAGCAGGCGATGGCGATGCGGCACCGGATTTCGCAGGCGGTGCGGACCTACTTCGACGAGAACGGCTTCCTCGACATCGAGACGCCGATCCTCGGCCGCAGCACGCCGGAAGGGGCCCGAGATTATCTCGTCCCCAGCCGCGTCCACGAAGGCAACTTTTACGCACTTCCGCAGTCACCGCAGCTGTTCAAGCAGATTCTGATGGTCTCCGGGTTCGACCGGTACTATCAGATTGCCCGCTGCTTCCGGGACGAAGACCTGCGGGCCGACCGCCAGCCGGAGTTCACCCAGGTCGACGTCGAGATGTCGTTCGTCGATCAGGACGACATGCTGGAGATGATCGACGGCCTCGTCGCCGCGATGGTCGGTTCGGTCCGCGAAGAGACCGTCAGTCTGCCGTTGCCGCGGTATACCCATGCCGAGGTGATGGAGAAGTACGGCACCGACAAGCCGGACCTGCGGTTCGAGATGCCGATTCACGAAGTGACCGACCTGGTCGCCGAGTGTGAGTTCGGCGTGTTTCAGAACACCGTCGCCAACGGCGGCCGGGTGCGGGGACTGTGCGTCAAGGGAGCCGCCGACACCTACAGCCGGCGTATCCTCGATAACGACCTCAAGGGGATCGTCGCCGAGTACGGTGCGAAGGGACTGGCATACTTCAAGGCGGCCGGCGGCAAGCTGGAATCGTCGATTGCCAAGTTCTTCAGCGAGTCGCAGCAACAGGCAATCATCGAGCGAATGCACGCCGAAGACGGCGACCTGCTGCTGTTTGTTGCCGACACGTGGAAGGTGAGCTGTGCGGCACTGGCGGCCCTGCGAAATCACCTTGGCCGCGACCTGAAGCTGTACGATCCCCGCGAGATCAACTGCCTGTGGGTCGTCGACTTCCCGCTGGTGACCTGGAACGAAGACGAGCAGCGGTGGGATGCCGAGCATCACCCGTTCTGCAGCATCAATCCCGAAGACGTCGAGTACCTCGAGAGCGATCCCTCCCGCGTGCGGGCCCAGTCGTACGACCTGGTCTGCAACGGTTACGAGGCGGCGAGCGGCAGCATTCGTATTCACGATCCGGCGGTGCAGCAGCAGATCTTCGACCTGCTCAAGATCACTCCGGAAGAGGCCGAACGTCGCTTCGGCTTCCTGCTCGAGGCGCTCCGGTACGGTGCCCCGCCGCACGGCGGTATCGCGCTCGGACTGGACCGCTGGGTGATGCTGCTGGCCGGGTACGACAACATTCGCGACGTCATCGCCTTTCCGAAGACGCAGCGGGCCTCCGACCTGCTCACCGGTGCCCCGTCGCCGGTCGACGAGCGGCAGCTGCGCGAACTGCATGTGAAGGTCGACATCCCGGAGTGA
- a CDS encoding vWA domain-containing protein, with protein sequence MRSLCAPITVCCLALTLLVVGCGQEAGDVAPSAEAPASGAANDEFATPEGLAESEESGLELRYAAPAVEMDESVIDGQPGNAVTLQQHAPAASRSVPAGERVERSMEEADSFSMETYDRIVENAFRTVMDHPLSTFSIDVDTASYSNVRRYLNNGQLPPPGAVRIEELVNYFPYDYPAPNGDVPFAVNAEIAGCPWEPRHRLVRFGLKGKVIEADQRPPSNLVFLLDVSGSMQNTNKLPLVKQAMQLLVERLDENDTVAIAVYAGSSGLVLPPTPASRKHVILSAMERLRAGGSTNGGQGIELAYSTAMSDFIEGGTNRVILCTDGDFNIGVTDQSQLVRMIEEKAKSGVFLSVLGFGMGNYKDSTMEKLADHGNGNYAYIDTFAEARKVLVEQLTGTLVTIAKDVKIQVEFNPAQVAAYRLVGYENRMLAKEDFNDDTKDAGEIGAGHTVTALYEIVPRGVESPALANVDPLKYQQPTGLSTEAMSTEVLTLKLRYKEPDGQTSRKLEFPIRESDATFATASREFQFASAVAAFGMLLRQSEHKGVATYAAVEEWATPAIEADAEGYREEFLRLVRIAAGLAGSS encoded by the coding sequence ATGCGCTCACTTTGCGCGCCGATTACGGTCTGTTGTCTCGCATTGACGCTGCTTGTTGTCGGTTGCGGCCAGGAAGCCGGCGATGTCGCCCCTTCTGCTGAGGCCCCCGCCAGTGGCGCAGCGAACGACGAATTCGCCACCCCGGAAGGTCTCGCGGAATCGGAGGAATCTGGTCTCGAGCTCCGATATGCGGCGCCGGCTGTCGAAATGGACGAGTCTGTGATCGACGGCCAGCCGGGCAACGCAGTCACGCTGCAGCAGCATGCTCCCGCTGCCTCCCGGTCCGTGCCGGCTGGGGAGAGGGTGGAGCGTTCCATGGAAGAAGCGGACAGCTTCTCGATGGAGACGTACGACCGCATCGTCGAGAATGCCTTCAGGACGGTCATGGACCATCCGCTTTCCACCTTCTCGATCGACGTCGATACTGCCTCGTATTCGAACGTTCGGCGTTATCTCAACAACGGCCAGTTGCCCCCGCCCGGTGCCGTCCGCATCGAGGAACTGGTCAACTACTTCCCCTATGACTATCCCGCTCCGAACGGAGACGTCCCGTTCGCCGTCAATGCGGAGATCGCCGGCTGCCCCTGGGAGCCGCGGCACCGTCTGGTCCGCTTCGGACTGAAGGGGAAAGTCATCGAGGCCGATCAGCGTCCGCCAAGCAATCTGGTGTTTCTGCTCGACGTGTCAGGGTCCATGCAGAACACCAACAAGCTGCCACTCGTCAAACAGGCGATGCAGCTGCTGGTCGAACGACTGGATGAAAACGACACGGTCGCGATTGCCGTCTACGCGGGCAGCAGCGGGCTGGTTCTTCCCCCGACACCGGCCAGTCGCAAGCACGTGATCCTTTCGGCGATGGAACGCCTGCGGGCCGGCGGATCGACGAACGGCGGCCAGGGAATCGAGCTCGCCTACAGCACCGCCATGTCGGACTTCATCGAAGGGGGGACCAACCGGGTCATTCTCTGCACCGACGGCGATTTCAACATTGGTGTGACCGACCAGAGCCAGCTCGTCCGCATGATCGAAGAGAAGGCAAAGTCGGGCGTGTTCCTCAGCGTGCTGGGATTCGGCATGGGGAACTACAAGGACTCGACGATGGAGAAGCTGGCCGATCACGGCAATGGCAACTACGCCTACATCGATACGTTCGCCGAAGCACGCAAGGTGCTCGTCGAACAGCTGACCGGCACCCTCGTGACGATCGCCAAGGACGTGAAGATCCAGGTCGAGTTCAACCCGGCACAGGTCGCGGCCTACCGGCTCGTCGGCTACGAAAACCGCATGCTCGCGAAGGAAGACTTCAACGACGACACGAAGGATGCCGGCGAAATCGGTGCCGGTCATACTGTGACGGCTCTCTACGAGATCGTCCCTCGCGGCGTGGAATCCCCCGCCCTGGCGAACGTCGATCCGCTGAAGTACCAGCAGCCGACCGGCCTCTCGACCGAAGCGATGAGCACCGAAGTTCTTACCCTCAAACTGCGGTACAAGGAACCGGACGGACAGACCAGCCGCAAGCTCGAGTTCCCGATCCGCGAGTCGGACGCAACGTTCGCGACGGCCAGCCGCGAGTTCCAGTTCGCTTCAGCCGTGGCGGCGTTCGGCATGCTGTTGCGTCAGTCGGAACACAAGGGCGTCGCTACCTACGCGGCAGTCGAAGAGTGGGCAACGCCGGCCATCGAGGCGGATGCAGAAGGATATCGCGAAGAGTTCCTGCGGCTCGTACGTATTGCCGCCGGCCTGGCCGGTTCGAGCTGA
- a CDS encoding IS4 family transposase, which yields MLTDEPRYDVWEQIRQQDLKAFARLLPESLVVQAAERADVRIVRSALAIPNLVWLGVLSALHSTKSFARILTLTAQMLDLSANGLPEAVARSRRNAARRKPKASKHSPRGKDPATVTEEAFTQARRRMPVAVWFVLIELLTARFEEQHQDLIRWKRFRLLALDGTTIRLPQHNRLAEHFGTSSNGRYRVAQARMVMLQLPLVRLPWRYELGPVDEGERTVAARLLKQVRRNDLVLMDQGFWSYGLFHQIQAARGYFAIRQYPGVRMKTLRRLGPRDRIVRWKTPSGPRWRNANLPESITLRVINYQIKGFPPSAVVTNVLGPKRISREDWIRMATEAEPGHPLDPAVRKGIGLYHRRWEIETTFQELKVYQGLERTLRSHSPESVQYEVAGHVVLYLLVRWLMVEAAQRSTGDGDPLGVSFKHALEELVTAWPLLLTSTSTEVNRRVLPKLLAAIASHEVQWRPGRTFARKTSSASKKRRRKKSARQQT from the coding sequence ATGCTCACGGATGAGCCAAGGTATGATGTCTGGGAACAGATTCGTCAACAGGACCTCAAAGCGTTTGCCCGGCTACTGCCTGAGTCGCTCGTCGTTCAGGCCGCCGAGCGGGCGGATGTCAGGATCGTTCGCTCGGCATTGGCAATTCCCAACCTGGTCTGGCTGGGAGTGCTCTCGGCACTGCATTCGACAAAGAGCTTTGCCCGGATTCTCACGCTGACCGCCCAGATGTTGGACCTGTCGGCCAATGGCTTGCCCGAAGCGGTTGCACGATCCCGCCGCAACGCGGCACGACGCAAACCGAAGGCATCGAAACACAGTCCGCGGGGAAAAGATCCTGCGACGGTGACTGAAGAAGCCTTCACCCAGGCCCGCCGACGCATGCCGGTCGCTGTCTGGTTCGTCCTCATCGAACTGCTCACGGCCCGGTTCGAGGAACAGCACCAAGACCTGATCCGCTGGAAGCGGTTTCGTTTGCTGGCGCTGGACGGGACCACCATTCGGCTGCCGCAACACAATCGTCTGGCCGAGCACTTCGGCACCAGCAGCAACGGCCGGTATCGTGTCGCGCAGGCCCGTATGGTCATGTTGCAGTTGCCTCTGGTCCGTCTGCCCTGGCGGTACGAACTGGGACCGGTCGACGAAGGCGAACGCACCGTGGCCGCCCGATTGCTGAAGCAGGTACGGCGTAACGATCTGGTGCTGATGGATCAGGGGTTCTGGAGCTACGGGTTGTTCCATCAGATTCAGGCAGCGCGGGGCTACTTTGCGATTCGACAGTATCCGGGTGTTCGCATGAAGACGCTGCGGCGGCTGGGCCCCAGGGATCGCATTGTGCGCTGGAAAACTCCCTCCGGACCACGTTGGCGCAATGCAAATCTTCCCGAGTCGATCACGCTGCGCGTCATCAACTACCAGATCAAAGGCTTTCCCCCCAGTGCGGTGGTGACCAATGTGCTGGGACCGAAGCGCATCAGTCGCGAAGACTGGATCCGGATGGCGACAGAAGCCGAACCGGGACATCCACTGGATCCCGCGGTGCGCAAAGGCATCGGGTTGTATCATCGTCGCTGGGAGATCGAAACGACGTTTCAGGAACTGAAAGTCTACCAGGGGCTGGAACGGACCCTGCGGAGTCATTCGCCGGAATCAGTGCAGTACGAGGTGGCCGGCCACGTGGTGCTGTACCTGCTGGTTCGCTGGTTAATGGTCGAAGCCGCGCAGCGGTCCACCGGCGACGGAGACCCGTTGGGGGTGAGCTTCAAGCACGCCCTGGAAGAACTGGTGACGGCTTGGCCGCTGTTGCTGACATCCACCTCAACGGAGGTGAACCGTCGCGTGCTTCCCAAGCTGCTGGCAGCTATTGCATCTCACGAAGTCCAGTGGCGTCCCGGCCGAACATTCGCCAGAAAGACAAGCAGTGCAAGCAAGAAGCGCCGACGAAAGAAGAGCGCACGCCAACAAACTTAG